The nucleotide sequence AGGGCGAACGTGGTCTTGCCGGCGCCCGGCGTCGCGTTGGCGAGGAAGTCGCGCGGCTCCTTCTCGAAGTACGCGGTGAGGGCCTCCTCCTGCCAGGCCCGCAGCTTGCTGACGGTGCCCCAGGCGGCGCGCTCCGGGAAGGCCGGCGAGAGGTGCTCGGCCGCGGCGGATCCGACGTGCGGTGGAGGGGTCGGGATGGTGCTCACTCGACCTCACGATACCCGCACCCGGCGACGCTCCCGTCGGCCGCGCAGCCGTCCCGGCACGTCGCGGCGAGCGGATCCGCGTCGTCCACGGCCTCCCGTCGGCGCGGCGCGCGACGGGCGGATCCGCGCGTGCGAGACGGTCCGGGCGCGTCGCGGCGCGAGGCGCCCGGATCGGCTGCCACCTTCCGTCGAGCGGTCCCTCAGGACGCGCGCGGGACCGGGCCGAGCAGCGTCGTCGCGATGGTCTCGGCGGCCTGCCGGTCGCTCGACGGGTGGAAGCCTCCGGCCAGCACGTCGCGGTACAGGCGGCCGAGCTCGTCGCCCGTGCGGAGGGATCCGCCGCCCGCAACCGCGATCGCGCGCTGCACTACGTCGGCCGCGGTGCGGGTCGCCCGGACCTTCGCCCCGACGAGGAGCGACGCCCAGCGGTCGCCATGGCCCGCTCCGCGGTCGACGTCGTCCGCGAGCGCCGTGAGCTGAGGGAGGAGCGCGTCCTGCGCGAGGGCCGCCTCCGCGACGAGGTGCCGGATCCCGGGGTCCGCCGCGAGCGCGGCGCCGCCGGCCGCGCGCGAGGTGCGGCGGAGCGCCGACTCGACGGCGATGTCGAGCGCGCGCTGTCCGAGCCCGGCGTACACGGCGGCGATGAGCAGCTCGAACGCCTGCAGCACGGCGAGCGCGAACGGGTCGTCGCGGCGGCCGTGCTCGCGCCGGCGGACGACGTCGGCGGGCTCCGCGCGCACGTCGCGGAGGATCACCGTGTGGCTCTGCGTCGCCCGCATGCCCAGCGTGTCCCAGTCGGGCACGATCTCGAGGCCGGGCGCGTCGCGCGGCACGAACGCGTGCACGAGGAGCGGGTGCTCCGGATCCCGGTCGTCCCGTCCGAAGAGCCCGAGCCGGGTCCACGCGGGCGCCATGCTCGACGTCGACTTGGTGCCCGTGAACCGGTACCCGCCGTCCGCGTCGGGCTCGGCCCGGGTGAGCGCGTCGGCGAGGGCCTGGTCGTTGCCGGGCTCGCTGATCGCGAAGGCCAGCAGCTCGTCGCGGCCCGCGTCCTCGAGGACGCCGCGGAGCGAGTCGTCGCCGCGGTCGGCGAGGATCCGGGCGACAGCCGTCCAGACGAGGTGCATGCCCACGCCGAGCGCCGTGGCGGGCGCCGCCTGCGCGAGGAGGTGCTGCGCGCGCACGGCGTCGGCGAGGGAGGCCCCAGACCCGCCGAGCCCACGAGGCACGAGGAGCCGGAGGTAGCCGGCGGCGCGCAGCTCGTCGAGGTCCTCCGCGAAGAACGCGTTGCGGGCGTCGTAGCCGGGGGCGCGGGAGCGGATCCGGTCCAGGAGCGCCTCGTCGAGGTGCCCGAGCGGGTCGAGCGGGTCGGGCAGGTCGGCCGGGGCGTCGGGCGTCATGCGCCCAGTCTCCCCCGCGCGCCCGTCGTGCGACCCGCCAGGTGCCGGCGCTCAGGCGGCGGACAGCACCAGGGCGTTGCCCCACGGGTCCTCGAAGGCGAGCTCCCGTCCGTCGTCGCGCGTGGGGACGCCGGCGGCGCGGAGGCGCGCGTCCACCGCCTCGACCTCGTCGCGCGTGGGCACCTCGATGCGCACGGTGCCGAGCCCGAGCGTCGCGGGACGCCGGCCGGCGCCCCTGCTGTTCCACGTGTTCATGGCCATGTGGTGGTGGTACCCGCCCGCCGAGACGAAGATCGCGGATCCGTGCCAGCCGGCGACGAGCTCGAAGCCCAGCGTGTCGACGTAGAAGGCGGACGCCTGCTCGGTGTCGCCCACCTGCAGGTGCACGTGGCCGATGCCGGCCGCGTCGGACGCGGCGTCGGAGACGGGCGCGAGCTCGTCCCGGAGGAACGCGTTCGGGTCGAGCCGGAGCGAGTCCATGAGGATCCGCCCGTCGTGCCACGTCCACTCGTCGCGCGGACGGTCGGTGTACAGCTCGACGCCGTTGCCCTCCGGGTCGGTGAAGTAGAACGCGCGGCTCACGAGGTGATCCGCGCTGCCGGTGAAGGTGCCGGGCGCGCGCTGGGCGAGCGAGGCGACGGAGCGGGCGAGCGCGGCCGGCTCGTCGAAGAGCACGGCCGTGTGGAAGAGGCCGGCGTTCCCGGGGCTCGGGAGGTCGAGGCCGCTCGCGGGTTCGAGCACCACCGCGGGCACTCCCCCGCGCCCGAGCGTCGTGGACTCGGTGCCCTCGCGCAGCTGCTCGAGGCCGACGGCGTCGCGGTAGTAGGCGGTCATCCGGTCGAGGTCGCCGACCAGGAGGGTCACGGGGCCCATGGTCGTGTCGGCGGAGAGCAGTTCGGGCATGGGTCCTCGTTCCTCGGGTGGTGCATCCTATTGCTTGAATGCTCAACAAACGGAGGCGAGTTGGCATTCCCGGGGCTGCCCGAGGGCGTTCCTATGATGGGAGCGACCCACCCGGAAGGACCCGCATGACCCAGCCCCACCCCTGGCGCCGCTACGTCGCCCTCGGCGACTCCTTCACGGAGGGCATCGGCGATCCCGAGCCGGGCAGCCCCGGCGGGCACCGCGGCTGGGCCGACCGGGTGGCCGAGGTGCTGGCCGGCCAGGTCGACGGCTTCTCCTACGCGAACCTCGCCATCCGCGGCCGGCTGCTCGGGCAGATCGCCGACGAGCAGGTCGAGCCCGCGCTCGCGCTGCACCCCGACCTCGTCTCGCTCTCGGCGGGCGGCAACGACATCCTCCGGCCCGGCGCCGACCCCGACCGCCTCGCCGAGCGCCTGGACCAGATGGTCGCCCGGCTCTCCTCCGAGGGCGCGACCGTGGTGCTCTTCACGGGCACCGACGTCAAGTTCTCCCCCGTGTTCGGGCGGCTCCGCGGCAAGGTCGCGATCTACAACGAGGACATCCGCGCGGTCGCCGCCCGGCACGACTGCATCGTGGCCGACCAGTGGTCGCTCACCGAGATCCAGGATCCGCGCATGTGGGACGTCGACCGGCTGCACCTCGCGCCGCTCGGCCACCACACCGTCGCGCGCATGGTGCTGCAGGCGCTCGCCGTCGAGAACGACCTCGAGCCGCTGAAGCCCGAGCCGCTGCCGCCGCGCACCTGGAGCCAGGCGCGCGCGGGCGACATCGACTGGGCGCGCTCGTACTTCGTGCCGTGGGTGCTGCGGCGCCTGCGCCACCAGTCCTCGGGCGACGGCCGCACGGCCAAGCGGCCGGACGCGTCGCCGTGGACGCGCGTCGACGCAGGGAGCTGAGGACCCGGCGAACGCGTCAGCCGAGCAGCTCGCCCGGGTTGCCGAGGCGCCACCAGCCGTCGGGGCCCGGGATCGCGCGGTCGAGGGCGAGCGGCACCCGCACCGTCTCCTGTCCGGCCGTGACCGTCGCCGTGCCGACCTGGGTCCCCGCGGCTGCCTCCCCGGATCCGGAGGCCTCGACGGTCGTGGTGACAGGCGTGTCGCCCCACACCAAGAGCGACTCGTCCTCGGTGGCGACGGCCTGCGCTGTCGCACCCCACGCAGTGGTGTAGTCGGCGAACGGCTCCCCCGCGGAGGCCACCTGCACCACGTGCAGGTTCGCCGAGACCGTGGGCAGCAGCGCGGTCACCTGCCGCGCGAGCTCCGCGTGGTCCTTCGCGCCGAGCGTCACGCCGACGAGGGTCACGTCGCGGTCGCCCACCTTCGTGTCCACCGCCCAGAGCAGGCACTTGCCCGCCTGCTCGAGCGTGCCCGTCTTGATGCCGCGGAATCCCGGGACGCCCGCCAGCTGATTGCGGTTCTCGACCTCGCCCACTCCCGCCACGTCGGCGCTCCGCTGGTCGACGATGCCCGAGAGCACGGGGTCGGCCAGCACCATCTCGCCGATGCGGACGAGGTCGGCAGTCGTGCTCACGGTCTCGGGCGACAACCCCATCGCGTCGGCGACGTGCGTGCCCGTGAGGCCCTGCTCGGCGAGCCACGCGTTCGCGGCCGCGACGAAGGCGTCGTTCGAGCCGTAGGCCCAGACCCCGAGCGCCGCCGCGTAGTTGTTGGCGCTCGCGAGCAGCGCGCCCTCGAGCAGGTCCCGCTGCGAGAGGCTCGTGCCGGGGACCGCGGGCTCGACGATGCCGTCCTGCTTGAGGATCTCCCCGCGGAGCGCCTCGTCCTCGGCCGTGAACGTGACCTGCGGCCCGTCCTCCCCGGGCGCGAGCGGCTTCGCCTCCAGCACGACGAGGGCCGTCACGGTCTTGGTGATGCTCGCCATCGGCCGGGACACGGGCGTGGCCTCGTTCGTCGCGAGGACGCCGTCGAAGCCGGTGGCGCCGACGGCGGAGACGCCCTCGGCCGGCCAGCTCTCGGGCGTGGGGACGTTGACGACGGGCGACGGCGCGTCGACGTGCGCGACCGCGGCGGGCGGATCCGCCGTGAGGGTGACGGGGACGTACACGCCCGCCGAGACGACGAGCGCCGCGGCGACGCCGGCCAGCGTGAGGCGGCGGGCGCGGCTCACGCGGGGACCCGCAGGGCGTAGAGCGCGACGGCGCTGGCCGCGGCCACGTTCAGCGAGTCCACGCCGTGAAGCATCGGGATCACGACCGTCGAGTCCGCGTGGCGCAGCGCGTGGCGGCTGAGGCCGTCGCCCTCGGTGCCGAGCACGAGCGCGATCCGCTCGGGCGGATCAGCCGCGAAGGCGTCGAGCGTGACGGCGTCGTCCTCGAGGGCGAGCGCGGCGAGGTGGAAGCCGGCCTCGTGCAGCAGCGGCGCGGCCTCCGACCACTCGGGCAGCCGCGTCCACGGCACCTGCAGCACGGTGCCCATGCTGACGCGAACGCTCCGGCGGTAGAGCGGGTCGGCGCAGCGCGGGGTGATGAGCACGGCGTCGGCGCCGATCCCGGCCACCGCGCGGAAGATGGCCCCGACGTTCGTGTGGTCGACGATGTCCTCCAGCACGACGACCCGGCGCGCG is from Clavibacter sp. A6099 and encodes:
- a CDS encoding SGNH/GDSL hydrolase family protein; amino-acid sequence: MTQPHPWRRYVALGDSFTEGIGDPEPGSPGGHRGWADRVAEVLAGQVDGFSYANLAIRGRLLGQIADEQVEPALALHPDLVSLSAGGNDILRPGADPDRLAERLDQMVARLSSEGATVVLFTGTDVKFSPVFGRLRGKVAIYNEDIRAVAARHDCIVADQWSLTEIQDPRMWDVDRLHLAPLGHHTVARMVLQALAVENDLEPLKPEPLPPRTWSQARAGDIDWARSYFVPWVLRRLRHQSSGDGRTAKRPDASPWTRVDAGS
- a CDS encoding VOC family protein, which produces MPELLSADTTMGPVTLLVGDLDRMTAYYRDAVGLEQLREGTESTTLGRGGVPAVVLEPASGLDLPSPGNAGLFHTAVLFDEPAALARSVASLAQRAPGTFTGSADHLVSRAFYFTDPEGNGVELYTDRPRDEWTWHDGRILMDSLRLDPNAFLRDELAPVSDAASDAAGIGHVHLQVGDTEQASAFYVDTLGFELVAGWHGSAIFVSAGGYHHHMAMNTWNSRGAGRRPATLGLGTVRIEVPTRDEVEAVDARLRAAGVPTRDDGRELAFEDPWGNALVLSAA
- a CDS encoding TrmH family RNA methyltransferase, whose product is MHIHRIEDLSSPGLEDYSRLTDVALRRVSEPAGGLYIAESTKVMGRALAAGHVPRSVLVQEQWLDDVAPLLEGFPDVPVFVGAAAVLERLTGYNLHRGALAAMHRPPLPAVADVLRDARRVVVLEDIVDHTNVGAIFRAVAGIGADAVLITPRCADPLYRRSVRVSMGTVLQVPWTRLPEWSEAAPLLHEAGFHLAALALEDDAVTLDAFAADPPERIALVLGTEGDGLSRHALRHADSTVVIPMLHGVDSLNVAAASAVALYALRVPA
- a CDS encoding D-alanyl-D-alanine carboxypeptidase family protein; protein product: MSRARRLTLAGVAAALVVSAGVYVPVTLTADPPAAVAHVDAPSPVVNVPTPESWPAEGVSAVGATGFDGVLATNEATPVSRPMASITKTVTALVVLEAKPLAPGEDGPQVTFTAEDEALRGEILKQDGIVEPAVPGTSLSQRDLLEGALLASANNYAAALGVWAYGSNDAFVAAANAWLAEQGLTGTHVADAMGLSPETVSTTADLVRIGEMVLADPVLSGIVDQRSADVAGVGEVENRNQLAGVPGFRGIKTGTLEQAGKCLLWAVDTKVGDRDVTLVGVTLGAKDHAELARQVTALLPTVSANLHVVQVASAGEPFADYTTAWGATAQAVATEDESLLVWGDTPVTTTVEASGSGEAAAGTQVGTATVTAGQETVRVPLALDRAIPGPDGWWRLGNPGELLG
- a CDS encoding acyl-CoA dehydrogenase family protein, encoding MTPDAPADLPDPLDPLGHLDEALLDRIRSRAPGYDARNAFFAEDLDELRAAGYLRLLVPRGLGGSGASLADAVRAQHLLAQAAPATALGVGMHLVWTAVARILADRGDDSLRGVLEDAGRDELLAFAISEPGNDQALADALTRAEPDADGGYRFTGTKSTSSMAPAWTRLGLFGRDDRDPEHPLLVHAFVPRDAPGLEIVPDWDTLGMRATQSHTVILRDVRAEPADVVRRREHGRRDDPFALAVLQAFELLIAAVYAGLGQRALDIAVESALRRTSRAAGGAALAADPGIRHLVAEAALAQDALLPQLTALADDVDRGAGHGDRWASLLVGAKVRATRTAADVVQRAIAVAGGGSLRTGDELGRLYRDVLAGGFHPSSDRQAAETIATTLLGPVPRAS